One genomic region from Desulfuromonas sp. TF encodes:
- the rsmI gene encoding 16S rRNA (cytidine(1402)-2'-O)-methyltransferase: protein MPSGTLYIVATPIGNLEDLTFRALRILREVDLVAAEDTRHSRKLFSHYGIGTPLTSFFQHNEAVKGERLLEDLRQGKSVALISDAGTPAIADPGFLLVRRCREEGIPVIAVPGPSAVVTALSIAGLPTDRFAFEGFLPAKTKGRRAALRRLRQEDRTTVFYEAPHRLPAALRDLAEELGEDREVAVARELTKIHEELYRGTASGALDHFGSGRVRGEIVLMVAPAVDAEFGGEKADAGSLEEALRKLSAEGMPPRQAVKQMAKEFGLPRDEVYRIWVATKDED from the coding sequence ATGCCCAGCGGCACTCTTTACATCGTAGCGACCCCCATCGGCAACCTCGAGGATCTGACCTTCCGTGCCCTGCGCATTCTCAGGGAGGTGGACCTGGTGGCGGCCGAGGATACCCGGCACAGCCGCAAGCTGTTCAGCCATTACGGCATCGGCACCCCCCTGACCTCCTTCTTTCAGCACAACGAGGCGGTCAAGGGAGAGCGGCTCCTTGAGGATCTGCGCCAGGGCAAGTCGGTGGCGCTGATCTCCGATGCCGGCACCCCGGCCATCGCCGATCCCGGTTTTCTGCTGGTGCGCCGCTGCCGTGAAGAAGGAATTCCGGTGATCGCGGTTCCCGGCCCCTCCGCCGTGGTGACGGCTCTCTCTATTGCCGGCCTGCCCACCGACCGCTTTGCTTTCGAGGGGTTTCTCCCCGCCAAAACCAAAGGGAGGCGCGCAGCGCTGCGCCGCCTGCGCCAGGAAGACCGGACCACGGTCTTCTATGAGGCGCCTCACCGGCTGCCGGCGGCCCTCAGGGATCTGGCGGAGGAACTGGGCGAGGATCGAGAGGTGGCGGTCGCCAGGGAGCTGACCAAGATTCACGAGGAGCTTTATCGCGGAACTGCCTCCGGCGCACTCGATCATTTCGGTTCCGGCAGGGTGAGGGGGGAAATCGTCCTGATGGTGGCTCCGGCGGTAGACGCGGAGTTTGGAGGTGAGAAGGCGGATGCCGGCTCCCTGGAGGAGGCGCTGCGGAAGCTGTCCGCCGAGGGAATGCCGCCGAGGCAGGCCGTCAAACAGATGGCGAAGGAGTTCGGCCTGCCGAGAGATGAAGTCTATCGAATCTGGGTGGCGACGAAAGACGAGGATTGA